A DNA window from Sulfitobacter sp. BSw21498 contains the following coding sequences:
- a CDS encoding LamB/YcsF family protein: MPTVDLNADMGESYGPWKMGDDAALLQIISSANIACGGHAGDADVMSATMTLARDNGVGIGAHPGFMDLAGFGRNRMSVPRGTLQNQVRYQVAASVGMARSLGTSVRHLKLHGALANMASEDEVLARDLYEAALSVAPDLIVMVLAATAQQDAVQSLGCAWAGEIFADRAYNDDATLVDRSKPGAVIHDAALAGERMVKMVKAGAILTEGGKTIPAAIDTICLHGDTPEAVDIARAVKSSLQDAGIALKTFEGHRG, encoded by the coding sequence ATGCCGACCGTCGATCTAAACGCCGATATGGGCGAAAGCTATGGCCCATGGAAAATGGGCGATGATGCCGCTTTGCTGCAAATCATCAGCTCTGCCAACATCGCCTGTGGTGGCCATGCAGGCGACGCCGATGTGATGTCAGCCACAATGACGCTGGCCCGCGATAACGGTGTCGGCATTGGCGCGCACCCCGGTTTCATGGATCTGGCCGGCTTTGGCCGCAATCGCATGTCGGTGCCACGGGGCACGCTGCAAAATCAGGTCCGCTATCAGGTCGCCGCCAGCGTCGGCATGGCCCGCAGCCTTGGCACATCGGTCCGTCACCTGAAACTGCACGGCGCGCTCGCCAATATGGCGTCAGAGGATGAAGTGTTGGCCCGAGACCTTTACGAGGCAGCGCTCAGCGTCGCGCCTGATCTGATCGTCATGGTACTGGCCGCCACAGCGCAACAGGACGCGGTGCAATCGCTGGGCTGCGCCTGGGCCGGAGAAATCTTTGCCGACCGCGCCTATAACGACGACGCGACGCTAGTCGACCGCTCTAAACCCGGCGCGGTGATTCACGACGCAGCGCTCGCGGGCGAGCGTATGGTGAAAATGGTCAAAGCAGGCGCGATCCTGACCGAGGGTGGCAAAACGATTCCAGCGGCCATCGACACGATCTGCCTACACGGCGACACGCCCGAAGCGGTCGACATTGCCCGCGCGGTCAAATCATCGCTGCAAGATGCAGGGATCGCGCTGAAAACTTTTGAAGGCCATCGCGGCTAG
- a CDS encoding TRAP transporter large permease, giving the protein MTELYAIILFITVLLFLLGSGVWVGLALMGVAWFGMELFTTRPVGDAMVTTIWASSSSWTLTALPLFIWMGEILFRTRLSEDMFKGLSPWLAKLPGGLVHTNIVGCTVFAAVSGSSAATLSTVGKMSIPELRARNYPEKMIIGTLAGAATLGLMIPPSLALIVYGVTVNESITELFFAGVLPGLILALMFMAYVAFIALTSKDWNPDVETGMSFAAKLRNSRFLLPVFGLITVVIGSMYLGYATATEAAAIGVLGSLALALMQGSLNWTSFQESLMGAMRTSAMIALILAGAAFLKLSMGFTGLPRALADGIAALELTRFQLLMALLVFYIVLGMFLDGISSVVLTMAVVEPMVRGAGIDLIWFGIFVVVVVEMAQITPPIGFNLFVIQGMTDHEMGYITKAALPMFLIMVVMVFVLIFFPDIATWLPDNLRQVPQ; this is encoded by the coding sequence GTGACGGAACTTTATGCGATCATTCTATTTATCACCGTCCTGTTGTTCTTGCTGGGCTCCGGCGTCTGGGTCGGTCTGGCGCTGATGGGAGTCGCCTGGTTCGGGATGGAGCTGTTTACCACCCGCCCCGTTGGCGATGCCATGGTCACGACGATCTGGGCCTCGTCCAGCTCGTGGACGCTGACCGCGCTACCGCTGTTCATCTGGATGGGCGAAATTCTGTTCAGGACACGACTATCCGAGGATATGTTCAAGGGGCTTTCGCCGTGGCTGGCAAAATTGCCGGGCGGGTTGGTCCATACCAATATCGTCGGCTGCACGGTCTTTGCCGCCGTATCGGGATCCTCTGCTGCGACGCTGTCGACCGTGGGCAAGATGTCGATCCCCGAACTGCGCGCGCGCAACTATCCTGAAAAGATGATCATCGGCACCCTTGCTGGTGCCGCGACCCTTGGGTTGATGATCCCGCCGTCGCTGGCGTTGATCGTTTACGGCGTGACTGTGAACGAAAGCATCACCGAACTGTTCTTTGCCGGCGTCCTGCCGGGGCTTATTCTGGCGCTGATGTTCATGGCCTATGTCGCCTTTATCGCGCTGACCTCAAAGGACTGGAACCCCGACGTCGAAACGGGGATGAGCTTTGCTGCCAAGCTGCGCAACTCGCGTTTTCTACTGCCGGTCTTTGGGCTGATCACGGTGGTGATCGGGTCCATGTATCTGGGCTATGCCACCGCGACAGAGGCCGCTGCTATTGGCGTGCTGGGATCACTGGCGCTGGCGCTGATGCAAGGGTCGCTGAACTGGACCAGCTTTCAAGAAAGCCTGATGGGCGCAATGCGCACCTCTGCGATGATCGCGCTGATCCTTGCAGGTGCTGCCTTTCTCAAGCTGTCGATGGGCTTTACCGGCCTGCCGCGTGCGCTGGCGGACGGGATTGCCGCGCTTGAACTGACGCGCTTTCAACTGCTGATGGCGCTGCTGGTGTTCTATATCGTGTTGGGCATGTTCCTTGATGGAATTTCGTCGGTCGTGCTGACGATGGCTGTGGTCGAACCCATGGTGCGCGGCGCGGGGATCGACTTGATCTGGTTCGGTATCTTTGTTGTGGTCGTCGTTGAAATGGCGCAGATCACGCCGCCGATCGGGTTCAACCTTTTCGTCATCCAAGGCATGACGGATCACGAGATGGGATATATCACCAAAGCCGCCTTGCCGATGTTCCTGATCATGGTGGTGATGGTCTTTGTCCTGATCTTTTTCCCCGACATCGCGACATGGCTTCCCGATAATCTAAGGCAGGTGCCGCAATGA
- a CDS encoding TRAP transporter small permease yields the protein MNILRRLLDFIYFASGALAAVSLVAILLLIVVQMIARWTGEVFPGAASYAGYAMAASSFLAFANALNRGAHIRVSVLLNALPAGPKRLLEIWCFGLAAAIAWYFTYYAYWFVYWSWKFNEVSQAQDATSLWIPQSVMVVGGGILAVALTDNLLYLIVKGEHRLTRDLVDQSFGE from the coding sequence ATGAACATCCTGCGACGCCTGCTTGATTTCATCTATTTCGCATCTGGTGCCTTGGCTGCCGTCAGTCTTGTCGCGATCCTGCTGCTGATTGTGGTGCAGATGATTGCACGATGGACCGGCGAGGTTTTCCCCGGTGCGGCAAGCTATGCCGGCTATGCGATGGCCGCCTCCAGCTTTCTGGCCTTTGCCAACGCGCTGAACCGCGGCGCGCATATCCGCGTATCGGTGCTGCTGAACGCCCTGCCCGCTGGCCCGAAACGGCTGCTTGAAATCTGGTGTTTTGGCCTTGCCGCCGCCATCGCGTGGTATTTTACCTACTACGCCTATTGGTTCGTCTACTGGTCATGGAAGTTCAACGAAGTCAGTCAGGCACAAGACGCCACGTCCTTGTGGATTCCGCAATCCGTGATGGTTGTGGGTGGCGGTATCCTTGCCGTCGCGCTGACCGATAACCTGCTATATCTGATCGTAAAAGGCGAACACCGTCTCACCCGCGATCTTGTCGATCAAAGTTTTGGGGAGTGA
- a CDS encoding biotin-dependent carboxyltransferase family protein: MTVTLTIAQAGPALTIQDMGRPGWRAQGLTKGGAADPVAVYEGAALLGQSPDLAAIEMTGTGGTFTADADIRIALTGATMAASIDGDAIVWNASHMLPAGAKLTIGGTTGGTYGYLHVGGGIASDTLLGARASHLSAGLGQPLAAGDALSLGADKSRETGLQLPRDGRFDGGTVRAVASMQTDHFTPEERQRFVTTAFTRDPRANRMGVRMDHDGTGFSADGGLTILSEVIVPGDIQITGDGAPFVLMGECQTTGGYPRIGTVIPRDLPRVAQAASGTAIQFEFITLEDAITLETQHRRDIKALGGQITPLIRDPAKIRNLLAYQLVGGAISATDNPFEEEH; the protein is encoded by the coding sequence ATGACCGTGACCCTCACCATCGCCCAGGCCGGCCCCGCCCTGACGATACAGGATATGGGCCGACCCGGCTGGCGTGCCCAAGGGCTGACCAAGGGCGGCGCCGCTGATCCTGTCGCAGTTTACGAAGGGGCCGCCTTGCTGGGCCAGTCCCCCGACCTTGCTGCGATAGAGATGACGGGCACCGGCGGGACCTTTACCGCTGACGCCGACATCCGCATCGCGCTGACAGGGGCCACAATGGCCGCCAGCATCGACGGGGATGCCATCGTCTGGAACGCCAGCCACATGCTGCCCGCAGGGGCCAAGCTGACCATCGGCGGCACCACAGGCGGCACCTATGGCTACCTGCACGTGGGCGGGGGCATTGCCTCTGATACACTGCTGGGGGCCCGTGCCAGCCACCTGAGCGCCGGTCTGGGGCAGCCCTTGGCCGCGGGCGACGCGCTCTCCCTTGGGGCCGACAAATCGCGCGAGACGGGGCTGCAACTGCCGCGTGACGGCCGCTTTGACGGGGGCACCGTACGCGCCGTGGCCAGCATGCAGACCGATCACTTTACCCCCGAAGAACGCCAGCGATTTGTAACCACCGCCTTTACCCGTGATCCGCGTGCCAACCGCATGGGCGTGCGCATGGATCACGACGGTACAGGTTTCAGCGCCGACGGCGGGCTGACCATCCTGTCCGAAGTCATCGTACCCGGCGATATCCAGATCACCGGCGACGGCGCGCCCTTTGTGTTGATGGGCGAATGCCAGACCACCGGCGGCTACCCTCGTATCGGGACCGTCATTCCCCGCGACCTGCCACGCGTGGCGCAAGCCGCATCTGGCACCGCGATCCAGTTCGAGTTCATCACCCTCGAAGATGCCATCACGCTCGAGACGCAGCACCGTCGCGACATCAAGGCGCTTGGCGGCCAGATCACCCCGCTGATCCGCGACCCCGCCAAAATCCGCAACCTGCTGGCCTATCAGCTGGTGGGCGGTGCGATCTCTGCCACCGACAACCCCTTTGAAGAGGAGCATTAA
- a CDS encoding TRAP transporter substrate-binding protein — MKRTTKLMTGAATAALTLTTALPAFAAEKWDMPMAYSASNFHSENGVEFANCVSEGTAGEIEITVHPGGSLIAGADIKRAIQTGQVQLGERILSGHQNENAIFGFDSIPFLAPSFEASDKLWQAAKPKIEELLAEQNLTLLYNVPWPPQGLYFKKEVNTVEDMKGVKFRSYNNATSRLAELTGMLPVTIEAAELSQAFATGVAESMISSGATGYDQKVWESLTHFYEVDAWLPRNYIMVNNDVWNDVSEENKSIITTCASDAETRGLQASKDYTQFTYEGLREGGMTVEPASEDLMSGLRDIGGTMTSEWLENAGEDGQAIVDSYKSMQ; from the coding sequence ATGAAACGTACGACAAAATTGATGACAGGTGCCGCAACCGCGGCCCTGACGCTCACCACCGCCCTGCCCGCCTTTGCCGCGGAAAAGTGGGACATGCCGATGGCCTATTCGGCATCGAACTTCCATTCCGAGAACGGCGTTGAATTCGCCAACTGCGTGAGCGAAGGCACCGCAGGCGAAATCGAAATCACCGTACACCCCGGCGGGTCGCTGATCGCGGGTGCCGATATCAAACGCGCGATCCAGACGGGTCAGGTCCAGTTGGGCGAACGCATCCTGTCGGGTCACCAGAACGAAAACGCGATCTTCGGCTTTGACTCGATCCCGTTCCTTGCGCCGTCCTTCGAGGCGTCTGATAAACTGTGGCAAGCCGCCAAACCCAAGATCGAAGAGCTGCTGGCAGAGCAAAATCTGACCCTGCTGTATAACGTGCCATGGCCGCCACAGGGCCTGTACTTCAAGAAAGAGGTCAACACGGTCGAGGACATGAAAGGCGTCAAGTTCCGGTCCTACAACAACGCGACCAGCCGTCTGGCAGAGCTGACAGGCATGCTGCCCGTCACCATCGAAGCCGCCGAGCTAAGCCAAGCCTTCGCCACCGGCGTTGCGGAATCGATGATCTCCTCCGGTGCGACCGGCTATGACCAGAAAGTCTGGGAAAGCCTGACGCATTTCTACGAGGTCGACGCTTGGCTGCCGCGCAACTACATCATGGTCAACAACGACGTGTGGAACGATGTCTCGGAAGAGAATAAATCCATCATCACCACCTGTGCCAGCGATGCAGAAACACGCGGGCTGCAAGCCTCCAAGGACTATACACAGTTCACCTATGAAGGGCTGCGCGAAGGCGGCATGACCGTGGAACCCGCCAGCGAAGATCTGATGTCCGGCCTGCGCGACATCGGCGGCACCATGACATCCGAATGGCTGGAGAATGCAGGCGAGGACGGTCAGGCGATCGTCGATAGCTACAAATCCATGCAGTAA
- a CDS encoding winged helix-turn-helix domain-containing protein, translating to MTLATLGNRDARRIFLHRHLLGDAPQGPAGGDALLQLIRGLGFVQLDSINTVARAHDLILFSRRQRYRPQALKTLYERDGALFEHWTHDAAVIPMGFYPYWELRRQRDAQMLRKRYKNWHKHDFEGRFQTVLDQIRSDGPVSSSDVGQDEPRSNGGWWDWHPSKTALEYLWRAGALCVVGRDGFQKRYDLTERVIDAGLCDPWQAPDEAQTINWCCSGALDRLGFATPGELAAFWAHITPAEAKVWVTQEQAAGRIEQVQIAGADGTPHRSYARPGLARDPAIDIAPTARLRVLSPFDPALRDRKRAERLFGFRYRIEMFVPAPKRVYGYYVFPILQGESIIARVDMKAHRDRDTLVVRALWPEPGTRWGKGKQVAFEAELARIVRLAGVTHITFEDGWLR from the coding sequence ATGACCCTCGCCACGCTTGGCAATCGTGACGCGCGTCGCATCTTTTTGCACCGTCACTTGCTCGGCGATGCTCCGCAAGGCCCCGCCGGCGGGGACGCCCTGTTGCAGCTGATCCGCGGCTTGGGGTTTGTGCAGCTGGACAGCATTAACACAGTGGCGCGGGCGCATGACCTGATTCTGTTCTCGCGCCGGCAACGCTATCGTCCGCAGGCGCTGAAAACCCTGTATGAACGCGATGGCGCGCTGTTTGAACACTGGACCCACGACGCCGCTGTGATCCCGATGGGCTTTTACCCTTATTGGGAATTGCGCCGGCAGCGCGACGCGCAGATGCTGCGCAAGCGGTACAAAAACTGGCACAAACATGATTTCGAAGGGCGGTTCCAGACCGTGCTGGACCAGATCCGGTCAGATGGGCCGGTGTCGTCGTCTGATGTCGGGCAGGACGAACCGCGCTCAAATGGCGGGTGGTGGGATTGGCATCCGTCAAAGACCGCGCTGGAATATCTGTGGCGTGCAGGGGCGCTTTGCGTGGTGGGGCGCGACGGCTTTCAAAAACGCTATGACCTGACAGAGCGGGTGATAGACGCGGGGCTTTGCGACCCGTGGCAGGCACCGGATGAGGCACAGACCATCAATTGGTGTTGCAGCGGGGCGCTGGACCGTTTGGGTTTTGCCACACCGGGCGAACTGGCTGCGTTTTGGGCACATATTACCCCCGCAGAGGCGAAAGTGTGGGTCACCCAGGAACAGGCTGCCGGTCGGATTGAGCAGGTCCAGATCGCGGGCGCCGACGGCACGCCTCATCGCAGCTATGCCCGTCCGGGTCTGGCACGCGACCCCGCGATAGACATTGCCCCCACCGCGCGGCTGCGGGTGCTCAGTCCCTTCGACCCTGCTCTGCGCGACCGCAAACGTGCCGAACGTCTGTTCGGGTTTCGCTACCGGATAGAGATGTTCGTCCCCGCACCAAAACGGGTTTATGGCTACTATGTGTTCCCGATCCTGCAAGGCGAGAGCATCATCGCCCGCGTTGACATGAAGGCGCACCGCGACCGCGATACGCTGGTGGTACGCGCCCTTTGGCCAGAGCCGGGCACGCGTTGGGGTAAAGGCAAACAGGTCGCGTTTGAGGCTGAACTGGCCCGTATTGTCCGACTCGCAGGCGTCACCCACATCACATTCGAAGACGGCTGGCTGCGCTGA
- a CDS encoding NAD(P)/FAD-dependent oxidoreductase: protein MTRHVVVVGAGIVGVSSAIWLQRAGAQVTIIDRAAPGTGTSHGNAGVLAACAVAPVTAPGLIAKAPAMLLNPDVPLYLRLSYLPRLLPWLGKYLRVANDRDTRRIAQGLAPIVGDSVEQHKSLTADLGLSDWVTDSDYVFAYRNRAAFDAEAYTWALRADAGFTPDLIEGGQVREYEPTLGPDIHLLATMKDHGFIRDPGGYVTALAQAFEQGGGTILQAEVKDFDLSAGAICGIETTQGRVACDDVVLATGVWSKPLMAKLGLNVPLETERGYHVIFEGATGGPTRPVMIASGKFVATPMAQGLRCAGILEFGGLDAAPSKAPLALLRRQAKAAFPQLTAAREIEWLGHRPAPSDSLPLIGQVGTSRVFTAFGHHHIGLTGGPKTGRLVAGLVMGHPVNTNLQPYAPQRFSKG from the coding sequence ATGACACGCCATGTGGTCGTCGTGGGGGCGGGTATCGTCGGTGTGTCATCGGCCATCTGGCTGCAACGCGCAGGCGCGCAGGTCACGATCATCGACCGTGCAGCACCGGGCACAGGCACGTCGCATGGGAATGCGGGCGTGCTTGCCGCTTGTGCCGTGGCACCGGTCACAGCGCCCGGCCTGATTGCCAAAGCGCCCGCGATGCTGCTGAACCCCGATGTGCCGCTTTATCTGCGCCTGTCCTATCTGCCGCGCTTGTTGCCGTGGCTGGGCAAATATCTGCGTGTGGCGAATGACCGCGACACCCGCCGGATCGCGCAGGGTCTTGCGCCTATCGTGGGTGACAGTGTCGAGCAGCACAAAAGCCTGACCGCCGATCTGGGCCTGTCTGACTGGGTGACAGACAGCGACTATGTCTTTGCCTATCGCAACCGCGCGGCCTTTGACGCCGAGGCCTATACCTGGGCGCTGCGGGCGGATGCCGGCTTCACGCCCGATCTGATCGAAGGCGGCCAGGTCCGCGAGTATGAACCGACCCTTGGGCCGGATATTCACCTGCTTGCCACCATGAAGGACCACGGCTTTATCCGCGACCCCGGCGGATATGTGACCGCTTTGGCACAGGCCTTTGAACAGGGCGGCGGCACGATACTGCAGGCCGAGGTCAAGGACTTCGACCTCTCAGCCGGCGCGATCTGTGGCATAGAGACAACCCAAGGCCGCGTGGCCTGTGATGATGTCGTGCTTGCCACCGGCGTCTGGTCAAAACCGCTGATGGCCAAGCTGGGGCTGAATGTCCCGCTGGAAACCGAACGCGGCTACCATGTGATCTTTGAGGGCGCGACGGGCGGGCCAACGCGCCCTGTGATGATCGCCAGTGGTAAATTCGTTGCCACCCCCATGGCGCAGGGCCTACGCTGCGCGGGTATCCTAGAGTTCGGCGGACTTGACGCCGCCCCTTCCAAAGCACCGCTGGCGCTGTTGCGGCGTCAGGCCAAGGCGGCCTTTCCGCAGCTGACTGCCGCGCGTGAAATCGAATGGCTGGGGCACAGACCTGCCCCCAGCGACAGTCTGCCCCTGATTGGGCAGGTTGGCACAAGCCGGGTCTTTACCGCCTTCGGGCATCACCACATCGGGTTGACAGGCGGGCCCAAAACAGGCCGCCTTGTTGCGGGATTGGTCATGGGGCACCCCGTGAACACCAATCTGCAGCCTTATGCACCACAACGGTTTAGCAAGGGTTAA
- the dapF gene encoding diaminopimelate epimerase, producing the protein MYSDLTNGLPFMKMHGLGNDFVVLDARKKVVLDARQKDVPDAGLEGVPSLPEVTPALAQAIGHRQFGVGFDQLAVITDGAADAHLTFFNADGSTSAACGNATRCIARFLMDETGKTQLHLTTDRGDLAARDAGNGLTAVNMGHPQLEWDEIPLARQMDTLELPMDGAPTATGMGNPHCTFFVDDVDAIDLAAFGPGIEHHALYPERTNVQVAQIVGPDHIRMRVWERGVGITLASGSSSCATAVAASRRGLTGRAVRIDLDGGTLHIDWREDGVWMTGPSAHVFSGVLTPSFLESLT; encoded by the coding sequence ATGTATAGTGATTTGACCAACGGTTTGCCCTTCATGAAGATGCATGGGCTGGGAAATGATTTTGTCGTGCTGGATGCGCGCAAAAAGGTCGTGCTGGATGCGCGCCAGAAAGATGTGCCGGATGCGGGACTTGAGGGCGTCCCTTCTCTTCCAGAGGTAACCCCTGCCCTCGCGCAGGCCATCGGGCATCGCCAGTTCGGTGTGGGCTTTGATCAGTTGGCAGTTATCACGGATGGCGCGGCAGACGCCCACCTGACGTTCTTTAACGCCGACGGGTCCACCTCTGCTGCTTGTGGCAATGCCACCCGCTGCATCGCGCGTTTCCTGATGGACGAAACCGGCAAGACGCAGCTGCACCTGACCACGGACCGCGGTGATCTGGCGGCGCGGGACGCGGGGAACGGGCTGACAGCCGTGAACATGGGCCACCCGCAGCTTGAATGGGACGAAATTCCACTGGCCCGCCAGATGGATACGCTCGAGTTGCCGATGGATGGTGCCCCGACGGCCACCGGCATGGGCAATCCGCATTGCACCTTCTTTGTCGACGATGTGGACGCGATTGATCTGGCCGCTTTTGGCCCCGGCATAGAGCATCACGCGCTCTATCCCGAACGCACCAACGTGCAGGTCGCGCAAATTGTCGGCCCCGATCATATCCGCATGCGCGTGTGGGAACGGGGTGTGGGCATTACGCTGGCGTCCGGCTCCTCCAGCTGCGCGACGGCGGTTGCAGCGTCTCGCAGGGGGCTCACAGGGCGTGCTGTGCGCATCGATCTGGACGGCGGCACCCTGCACATCGACTGGCGCGAGGATGGCGTCTGGATGACCGGCCCGTCGGCCCATGTATTCAGCGGCGTGCTGACCCCTTCTTTTCTGGAAAGCCTGACATGA
- a CDS encoding 5-oxoprolinase subunit B family protein has protein sequence MSDFPLIQTVGLSGVLVRFADTMSEPANRAALSFRAAVDAADWPEVAETSTSLVSTFLQIDLVAVSVDTVLDRLHDLLATRDWYTSDLPTGRTLWHVPTVYGTDLAPQLEEAAELAGLDPDAAIAQLSQARVRVLTIGFAPGQPYMGELPQNWDIPRQQGLTKSVPAGALIVAIRQLIIFTNASPTGWRHIGQTAFKTFRPRSDTPFALSPGDELCFPAISRSAYDKITASDETGQGGAETEVLA, from the coding sequence ATGAGCGACTTCCCCCTAATCCAGACTGTTGGCCTGTCCGGCGTGCTGGTGCGCTTTGCTGACACGATGTCAGAGCCCGCGAACCGCGCTGCCCTGTCATTCCGCGCCGCCGTAGATGCCGCCGACTGGCCAGAAGTGGCAGAGACAAGCACATCGCTGGTCTCGACCTTCCTGCAAATCGATCTGGTGGCCGTGTCGGTGGACACCGTGCTGGACCGGCTGCACGACCTGCTGGCGACGCGCGACTGGTACACCTCTGATCTGCCGACAGGGCGCACGCTGTGGCATGTGCCCACGGTCTATGGCACCGACCTTGCGCCGCAACTGGAAGAAGCGGCTGAGCTTGCGGGGCTGGACCCCGACGCGGCGATTGCGCAGCTGTCGCAGGCCCGTGTGCGGGTGCTGACCATCGGCTTTGCCCCCGGCCAACCCTATATGGGCGAGCTGCCGCAGAACTGGGATATTCCCCGCCAACAGGGGCTGACAAAATCCGTCCCCGCCGGCGCGTTGATTGTGGCAATCAGACAGCTGATCATCTTTACCAACGCGTCGCCCACGGGATGGCGACACATCGGGCAAACCGCATTCAAAACGTTTCGGCCGCGCAGCGACACGCCCTTTGCGCTCTCGCCGGGGGACGAGCTGTGCTTTCCCGCCATTTCGCGCAGCGCATATGACAAAATCACCGCCTCTGACGAAACCGGTCAGGGCGGTGCAGAGACAGAGGTACTGGCATGA